A window of Vigna unguiculata cultivar IT97K-499-35 chromosome 4, ASM411807v1, whole genome shotgun sequence contains these coding sequences:
- the LOC114182186 gene encoding 2-oxoglutarate-Fe(II) type oxidoreductase hxnY encodes MLSFIWWSLESAKWFQEFEAVLLCSSNMGKQSTQFSVLNCIDLSNSDIDQSVRLLKQACLDSGFFYVVNHGISQEFMDEVFTQSEKFFSLPLEEKMKILRNEKHRGYTPVLDELLDPENQVRGDYKEGYYIGVEKGEDDPESKKPFYGQNKWPAPDVLPGWRETMEKFHRETLEVGKAVAKIIALALDLDETFFDQPKMFGEPIAILRLLHYGGQISDPSKGLYGAGAHTDYGLITLLATDDVSGLQICKNRDAKPQIWEDVAPLKGAFIVNLGDMLERWSNCVFKSTLHRVLGNGQERYSIAYFLEPSHDCLVECLPTCKSDSNPAKFPPILCQDYLTQRYKDTHADLKIYKKQQA; translated from the exons ATGTTGAGTTTTATTTGGTGGTCATTGGAAAGTGCAAAGTGGTTTCAGGAATTTGAGGCTGTCCTTCTTTGCTCTTCAAACATGGGAAAACAGAGTACACAATTCTCTGTCCTCAACTGCATCGACCTTTCCAACTCCGACATCGACCAATCCGTTCGTTTACTCAAACAG GCGTGTTTGGATTCCGGTTTTTTCTACGTTGTCAACCATGGCATAAGCCAGGAATTCATGGACGAGGTTTTTACACAGAGCGAGAAGTTTTTCTCTCTCCCCCTCGAGGAAAAAATGAAGATTCTCAGGAATGAAAAACACAGGGGATATACCCCTGTTCTTGATGAACTTCTTGATCCTGAAAATCAAGTTCGTG GAGACTACAAAGAGGGGTATTATATTGGAGTTGAAAAAGGTGAAGATGACCCAGAATCGAAGAAGCCTTTCTATGGTCAGAATAAATGGCCTGCACCAG ATGTTTTGCCGGGGTGGAGGGAGACCATGGAAAAGTTCCATAGAGAGACATT AGAAGTGGGGAAAGCTGTTGCAAAGATAATAGCCCTTGcacttgatttggatgaaacatTTTTTGACCAGCCAAAAATGTTCGGAGAGCCAATTGCAATTCTGCGTTTGCTGCATTATGGAG GTCAAATATCAGATCCCTCAAAAGGATTATATGGAGCTGGAGCTCACACTGACTATGGTTTAATAACACTGTTGGCAACAGATGATGTTTCAGGCCTTCAA ATATGCAAGAATAGGGATGCTAAACCTCAGATATGGGAGGATGTGGCACCATTGAAGGG AGCCTTCATTGTGAATCTTGGTGACATGCTGGAGCGCTGGAGCAACTGTGTTTTTAA GTCCACACTGCACAGAGTTCTAGGAAATGGTCAAGAAAGATATTCT ATTGCATACTTCTTGGAGCCAAGTCATGATTGTCTAGTAGAGTGCTTGCCAACCTGCAAGTCTGATAGTAATCCTGCCAA ATTTCCTCCCATCTTATGCCAGGACTACCTGACTCAGCGCTACAAGGACACTCATGCAGATCTGAAAATTTACAAGAAACAGCAAGCTTGA
- the LOC114182185 gene encoding pentatricopeptide repeat-containing protein At4g21065-like: protein MARYYSNMKRVYELHATLIKRGQHQNPLSLRAFILRCANSSSPPDTARYAASVLLRFPIPGDTFPYNAIIRHVAVHAPSLALALFSHMHRTNIPFDHFTFPFILKTSKLNPHNIHSIVLKLGFNSSIYVQNALISSYGTSSGGSLQLSLKLFDEMSHRDLVSWSSLISSFAKQGFPDEALTLFQQMQLCQSHILQPDGVIMLSVISAVSSLGALELGIWVHAFISRTGLSLSVPLGTALIDMYSRCGDIDRSVKVFDEMPHRNVVTWTALINGLAVHGRGREALEAFYDMVESGLKPDRVAFMGALVACSHCGLVEEGRRVFEGMWSKYGVAPGLEHYGCMVDLLGRSGMVVEAFEFVEGMLVKPNSVIWRTLLGACVNHNHLGLAEKAKERIKELDPHHDGDYVLLSNAYGGVGKWVEKEGVRNSMKEGRIVKEPGLSLVHVDQVVHEFLSGDNSHPKWEEITRFLGSIIDTVKLGGYTPITSNVLHDIQEEEKEHSLGYHSEKLAVAFVLLYHRDRKTIRVIKNLRICYDCHSFMKHVSSFFDRYIVIRDRSRFHHFSKGSCSCRDFW, encoded by the coding sequence ATGGCGAGATATTACTCCAACATGAAGAGAGTGTACGAGTTACACGCCACGCTAATCAAACGAGGCCAACACCAGAACCCTCTCTCCCTGCGCGCCTTCATTCTCCGGTGTGCCAACTCATCATCACCGCCGGACACCGCTCGTTACGCCGCCTCCGTGCTCCTCCGTTTCCCCATCCCCGGCGACACCTTCCCCTACAACGCCATCATCCGCCACGTGGCAGTTCACGCTCCCTCCCTCGCCCTCGCCCTCTTCTCCCACATGCACCGCACCAATATCCCCTTCGATCACTTCACCTTCCCCTTCATTCTCAAAACCTCCAAACTAAACCCCCACAACATCCACTCCATCGTTCTCAAGCTCGGTTTCAACTCCTCCATCTACGTCCAAAACGCCCTTATAAGCTCCTACGGAACCTCCTCCGGCGGATCCCTCCAACTCTCCCTTAAACTGTTCGACGAAATGTCCCACCGAGACTTGGTCTCTTGGTCCTCTTTAATCTCATCTTTCGCCAAACAAGGGTTCCCCGATGAAGCCCTTACGCTTTTCCAACAAATGCAGCTCTGCCAGAGTCATATCTTACAACCCGATGGGGTCATCATGCTTAGTGTGATATCCGCTGTTTCGAGCTTGGGTGCCTTGGAATTAGGTATCTGGGTTCACGCTTTTATTTCCAGAACTGGGCTTAGTCTTAGTGTTCCATTAGGTACTGCACTTATTGACATGTATTCTCGATGCGGGGACATTGATCGTTCTGTtaaggtgtttgatgaaatgcctCACAGGAATGTGGTAACGTGGACCGCGCTCATTAACGGGCTTGCCGTTCATGGACGTGGTAGGGAGGCTTTGGAGGCCTTTTATGATATGGTGGAGTCTGGTCTGAAGCCTGATCGTGTTGCTTTTATGGGTGCATTGGTGGCTTGTAGTCATTGTGGGCTTGTGGAGGAGGGGCGGCGGGTTTTTGAGGGCATGTGGAGTAAGTATGGGGTTGCACCGGGGCTTGAGCATTATGGTTGTATGGTTGATCTTCTTGGCCGCTCAGGCATGGTGGTTGAAGCTTTTGAGTTTGTGGAGGGGATGCTTGTTAAGCCAAATTCGGTTATTTGGAGGACCTTGCTTGGGGCATGTGTGAATCACAATCATCTTGGGTTGGCTGAGAAGGCCAAAGAGAGGATCAAGGAGTTGGACCCTCATCATGATGGTGATTATGTGCTTTTGTCAAACGCTTATGGTGGAGTTGGTAAATGGGTTGAGAAGGAGGGGGTGAGGAATTCGATGAAGGAGGGTAGGATTGTGAAGGAGCCTGGCCTTAGTTTGGTTCACGTTGATCAAGTGGTTCATGAGTTTTTATCTGGAGATAATTCTCATCCGAAGTGGGAGGAGATTACAAGATTTTTAGGTTCGATTATTGACACAGTTAAACTTGGAGGTTACACCCCTATTACTTCTAATGTGCTGCATGACATTCAAGAGGAAGAGAAGGAGCATTCTCTGGGCTATCACAGTGAGAAATTAGCAGTGGCTTTTGTTCTTCTTTATCATAGGGATAGAAAGACCATTAGGGTCATTAAGAATCTTAGGATTTGTTATGACTGTCATAGTTTCATGAAGCACGTTTCAAGTTTCTTTGATAGATATATTGTCATAAGGGATCGAAGTCGATTCCACCATTTTAGCAAGGGATCATGCTCTTGCCGAGATTTTTGGTAA